From Vallitalea longa, one genomic window encodes:
- a CDS encoding ABC transporter permease: MKTLAFTSRNCKEIFREPSNLLFGIGFPVIILLLLSAIQANIPESVFEIQNLTPGMTVFGLSFISLFSGMLISKDRMTSFLTRLFSSPLTATNFILGYMLPFIPMAIMQSIVCFITAYFLGLTITVNVLVVFLVLIPTAILFIGIGLLAGSLLTDKQVGGVCGALLTNVAAWLSGTWFNLNLVGGTFKSIAYALPFVHAVDAGKAALAGNYSEIYPHLWWVIGYAIVVLILAVIFFNRKMSSDVN; the protein is encoded by the coding sequence ATGAAGACATTAGCATTTACATCAAGGAATTGTAAAGAAATTTTTAGAGAACCATCTAATCTATTATTCGGAATAGGATTTCCGGTCATAATACTATTATTGCTTTCAGCTATTCAAGCGAATATCCCTGAAAGTGTATTTGAGATACAGAATCTTACACCAGGGATGACTGTTTTTGGATTATCATTTATTTCATTGTTCTCGGGAATGTTGATATCAAAAGACAGGATGACATCTTTTTTGACAAGGTTATTTTCATCTCCCCTTACAGCAACTAATTTCATACTTGGATATATGTTACCATTCATACCAATGGCAATAATGCAGAGTATCGTATGTTTCATTACAGCTTATTTTCTTGGATTAACAATAACTGTTAATGTATTGGTAGTATTTCTTGTACTTATACCTACAGCTATTCTATTTATAGGAATTGGACTTTTAGCAGGAAGTTTGCTTACAGATAAACAAGTAGGGGGAGTGTGTGGTGCATTGTTAACCAACGTTGCCGCATGGCTTTCAGGAACATGGTTCAATCTCAATCTGGTTGGTGGAACATTTAAAAGTATTGCGTACGCATTACCTTTTGTTCATGCAGTAGATGCAGGTAAAGCAGCACTGGCAGGTAATTATTCAGAAATTTATCCTCATCTATGGTGGGTAATAGGATATGCTATTGTAGTACTTATTCTTGCTGTTATATTTTTTAATAGGAAGATGAGCAGTGATGTCAATTGA
- a CDS encoding glycoside hydrolase family 15 protein: protein MDLIEKSINLIKGSQLKSGIIIGSHTHWAYKYCFLKDNSFSVYALDIMGDYNVGDKYYDWSSKKIIELEYKIANAIKRYKNNEKLLNSDYLYSIYNDNGIEDEQRSNFQLDGYGVWLWGICQHMKMTNQKKDVYIKSIELVAKYLECFWKSPCFGCWEEKDDRIHTSTLACICGGLQEAHDIIPKNEYNKIAMEIKTYILRNCVIEGRFSKYAFYDDIDSSLLFLALPFHVIELTDDRMIKTVSEIEKALLNDNGLHRYGSDSYFGGGRWINLTCWLAWYYKKVGNTSKLDILINWVENRSNGNGELPEQIIDKVLNYDYIERWKEIYGDIVCPSIWAHAMYIIAKKA from the coding sequence ATGGATTTAATTGAAAAAAGTATTAATTTAATTAAAGGTAGTCAACTAAAATCAGGTATTATCATAGGGAGTCATACTCATTGGGCATATAAATACTGCTTTTTAAAAGATAACAGTTTCAGTGTATATGCTTTGGATATAATGGGAGATTATAATGTAGGTGATAAGTATTATGATTGGTCAAGTAAGAAAATTATAGAATTGGAATACAAAATCGCAAATGCAATCAAAAGATATAAGAACAACGAAAAACTTCTGAACAGTGATTATCTTTACTCAATCTACAATGATAATGGAATAGAAGATGAACAAAGATCTAATTTCCAACTTGATGGTTATGGGGTATGGTTATGGGGAATTTGTCAACATATGAAAATGACAAATCAAAAGAAGGATGTTTATATTAAGAGCATTGAACTTGTCGCAAAATATTTGGAATGCTTCTGGAAATCACCATGTTTCGGATGTTGGGAAGAAAAAGACGACAGAATTCATACTTCCACATTGGCATGTATTTGTGGAGGATTACAAGAAGCACATGATATAATCCCCAAAAATGAATACAATAAAATAGCTATGGAGATAAAAACTTATATATTAAGAAATTGTGTTATAGAAGGAAGATTTTCCAAATATGCATTTTACGATGATATCGATTCAAGTTTATTATTTTTGGCATTACCATTTCATGTTATAGAATTAACAGATGATAGAATGATAAAAACAGTATCAGAAATCGAAAAAGCACTACTAAATGATAACGGATTACATAGATATGGTTCCGACTCATATTTTGGTGGTGGAAGATGGATAAATTTAACGTGTTGGTTAGCTTGGTATTACAAAAAAGTAGGAAATACCAGTAAACTAGATATTTTGATTAACTGGGTTGAAAATCGCAGTAATGGTAATGGAGAATTACCCGAACAAATAATAGATAAAGTACTGAACTATGACTATATAGAGAGATGGAAAGAAATCTATGGCGATATTGTTTGTCCATCAATATGGGCACATGCAATGTACATTATTGCAAAAAAAGCATAG
- a CDS encoding DNA polymerase III subunit alpha, whose translation MNFTHLHVHTEYSLLDGSSKITELVARAKELGMDSIAITDHGVMYGVIDFYRACKKEGIKPIIGCEVYVAARKRTDKDSHLDSSIYHLVLLAENQIGYKNLMKLVSKAFVEGFYYKPRIDLELLEQYSEGIIGTSACLGGQVQSTILNVSYDKGKEIALKYNDIFGQGNFYLELQDHGYKEQKQVNQELIRLSKETGIPLIASNDVHYTYKEDSKAHDILLCIQTNKKVNDEDRMRYKGGQFYLKSPEEMSELFPYAKEAINNTCEIAKRCNVEFEFGNTKLPRFDVPEGYDAKTYLRKLCQEGLEERYPEASDELQERLDYELSVIEQMGYVDYFLIVWDFIKYAKDNDIMVGPGRGSAAGSIVSYTLKITDIDPIKYNLIFERFLNPERVSMPDIDIDFCYERRQEVIDYVVEKYGEDKVSQIITFGTMAARAVIRDVGRALDLPYAQADKVAKMIPAELGINIEKALKINSELRTLYEEDEETKYLIDMSKRLEGLPRHSSTHAAGVVICQKPVMEYVPLNANDGAITTQFTMTTLEELGLLKMDFLGLRTLTVIQNAFKQIKFNGINVTIDDIDYNDEEVYHLVGSGKTEGIFQLESAGMKSFMKELRPENLEDIIAGISLYRPGPMDFIPKYVRGKNSPEKIEYTCPELEPILQPTYGCIVYQEQVMQIVRDLAGYTLGRSDLVRRAMSKKKVKVMEKERHNFIYGNEEENVKGCINNGIPEKVANTIYDEMIDFAKYAFNKSHAACYAVVAYQTAWLKKYYPVEFMAALLTSVMHNSSKVSEYIGTCRNMGINLLPPDINEGYGDFSVSEGKIRYGLAAIKSVGKSAINSLVAERNKDGKYSSITNFCERLAGNELNKRMIESLIKAGAFDSLKGTRKQYMHSYKIILDGIVQTKKRSIEGQLNLFDFASDEDTTKTQFEEHMPDVGEYPEEALLANEKEVLGIYLSGHPLEKHQDMINTISNVRSSDFIYSEDEEVISRLYDGQEVVIGGMITSKTVKSTRNNKMMAFITLEDLYGMVEVIIFPRDYEKNKNILNEDAKIFVKGRVSIVEEQDSKIILQKMIPFDNVRSNLYIKIKDYMTYQKLYDEIIKLIGEYKGENKVIIYLEKEKNIKHLPNNLNVNINRELLSKLKLILGQECVKVKRIL comes from the coding sequence ATTAATTTTACACATTTACATGTCCATACAGAGTATAGTCTATTAGATGGCTCTAGTAAAATAACAGAACTTGTTGCTAGAGCAAAAGAGTTAGGAATGGATAGCATAGCTATTACTGACCATGGAGTTATGTATGGAGTTATAGATTTTTATAGAGCCTGTAAAAAAGAAGGAATCAAACCTATAATAGGGTGTGAAGTTTATGTTGCTGCAAGAAAAAGAACTGATAAAGACTCACATCTGGATTCTTCTATCTATCATCTGGTTTTATTGGCAGAAAATCAAATAGGTTATAAGAACTTAATGAAATTAGTATCAAAGGCTTTCGTAGAAGGTTTTTATTATAAACCAAGAATAGATTTGGAATTACTTGAACAATATAGCGAGGGTATAATAGGGACAAGTGCTTGTCTTGGTGGACAAGTCCAGTCTACTATATTGAATGTATCATATGACAAGGGTAAAGAGATAGCACTTAAATACAATGATATATTTGGACAAGGTAACTTTTATCTTGAATTGCAGGATCATGGATATAAGGAGCAAAAACAAGTAAATCAAGAACTTATAAGATTAAGTAAAGAAACGGGTATACCTCTTATAGCCAGCAATGATGTTCATTATACATATAAAGAAGATAGCAAAGCCCATGATATATTATTATGTATCCAGACCAATAAAAAAGTTAATGACGAAGATAGAATGCGTTACAAAGGAGGACAATTCTACCTGAAATCTCCAGAAGAAATGTCGGAGCTTTTTCCTTATGCTAAGGAAGCTATTAACAATACATGTGAGATAGCAAAAAGATGTAATGTAGAATTTGAATTCGGTAATACTAAATTACCAAGATTTGATGTACCAGAAGGTTATGATGCTAAAACATATCTTAGAAAACTATGTCAAGAAGGATTGGAAGAGAGATATCCTGAAGCGTCAGATGAATTACAAGAAAGACTGGATTACGAGCTTTCAGTTATTGAACAAATGGGGTATGTGGATTATTTCCTTATAGTATGGGATTTCATAAAATATGCAAAAGATAATGATATAATGGTAGGACCAGGTAGAGGTTCAGCAGCAGGTAGTATAGTATCATATACACTTAAGATAACAGATATCGATCCTATCAAATATAACTTGATATTTGAAAGATTTTTGAACCCTGAGAGAGTTAGTATGCCTGATATAGATATAGATTTTTGCTACGAAAGAAGACAGGAAGTAATTGATTACGTAGTAGAAAAATACGGAGAAGATAAGGTTTCTCAGATTATTACTTTTGGAACTATGGCAGCTAGAGCGGTTATTAGAGATGTAGGTAGAGCACTAGACTTACCTTATGCACAAGCAGATAAAGTAGCTAAAATGATACCGGCAGAGCTAGGAATCAATATTGAGAAAGCATTAAAGATCAATAGTGAACTTAGAACTCTGTATGAAGAAGATGAAGAAACAAAATATCTGATAGATATGTCTAAGAGGTTGGAAGGATTACCTAGACATAGTTCTACTCATGCTGCAGGTGTAGTAATATGTCAAAAGCCTGTAATGGAATATGTACCACTTAATGCTAACGATGGTGCCATTACAACACAATTCACTATGACGACATTAGAAGAACTTGGACTATTGAAAATGGATTTCTTGGGGCTTAGGACTCTTACGGTAATTCAAAATGCATTCAAACAAATAAAATTCAATGGAATCAATGTTACTATAGATGATATTGATTATAATGACGAAGAAGTTTATCATCTTGTAGGTTCCGGAAAGACAGAAGGTATTTTTCAGCTTGAAAGTGCTGGTATGAAAAGTTTCATGAAGGAATTGAGACCTGAGAACCTAGAAGATATAATTGCTGGAATTTCTCTATATAGACCGGGACCAATGGATTTTATACCAAAATATGTAAGAGGTAAAAACAGTCCTGAAAAGATTGAATATACATGTCCAGAACTTGAACCGATTCTACAACCTACATATGGGTGTATAGTATATCAAGAACAGGTAATGCAGATTGTTAGGGATCTAGCAGGATATACTTTAGGTAGAAGTGATTTAGTTCGAAGGGCTATGTCTAAGAAAAAAGTAAAAGTCATGGAGAAAGAAAGACATAATTTTATATATGGTAATGAAGAAGAAAACGTAAAAGGGTGCATCAATAATGGAATCCCTGAAAAAGTAGCAAATACCATATATGATGAAATGATTGATTTTGCGAAATATGCGTTCAATAAATCTCATGCTGCATGTTATGCTGTTGTGGCATACCAAACAGCATGGTTGAAGAAATATTATCCAGTGGAGTTCATGGCTGCATTGTTGACATCAGTTATGCATAATTCTTCAAAAGTATCTGAGTATATTGGTACGTGTAGAAATATGGGAATAAATTTACTTCCTCCAGATATTAATGAAGGATATGGTGATTTCTCAGTATCAGAAGGTAAAATAAGATATGGTCTTGCTGCCATTAAAAGCGTTGGAAAATCAGCTATAAATTCTCTCGTTGCAGAGAGGAATAAGGATGGAAAATATAGCAGTATAACTAATTTCTGTGAAAGATTAGCTGGAAATGAACTCAATAAGAGAATGATTGAAAGTTTGATTAAAGCAGGAGCTTTTGATTCATTAAAGGGAACCAGAAAACAATATATGCATTCTTACAAAATAATATTGGATGGAATAGTTCAGACCAAGAAGAGGAGTATAGAAGGACAATTGAATTTGTTTGATTTTGCTTCTGATGAAGATACTACAAAAACTCAATTTGAAGAACATATGCCTGATGTGGGAGAATATCCAGAAGAAGCGCTTCTTGCTAATGAAAAAGAAGTACTGGGAATATATTTAAGCGGTCATCCACTAGAAAAACATCAAGATATGATAAACACTATATCCAATGTACGAAGCAGTGATTTCATTTATTCTGAAGATGAAGAAGTAATCAGTAGATTATATGACGGACAAGAAGTAGTTATTGGAGGAATGATAACATCTAAAACTGTAAAATCCACAAGGAATAATAAAATGATGGCATTTATAACTTTGGAAGATTTATATGGTATGGTTGAAGTCATAATATTTCCTAGAGATTATGAGAAGAATAAAAATATATTGAATGAAGATGCTAAGATATTTGTAAAAGGACGAGTGAGTATTGTTGAAGAGCAAGATTCAAAAATCATACTTCAGAAAATGATTCCATTCGATAATGTACGTAGTAATCTATATATTAAGATAAAAGATTACATGACATACCAAAAATTATATGATGAAATTATTAAGCTGATTGGGGAATATAAAGGTGAAAATAAAGTAATCATATATTTGGAGAAAGAAAAAAATATCAAGCATTTACCTAATAACCTGAATGTTAACATAAATAGAGAATTATTGTCAAAATTAAAATTGATTTTAGGACAAGAATGTGTTAAAGTAAAGAGAATATTATAA
- a CDS encoding methyl-accepting chemotaxis protein, whose amino-acid sequence MKRKRTKNKIKFSKKAKRSKLDKSKSINAKIKDKKIKRKENVKSIKNGNKSITERFPLKLKLTISHTLAAVLPLLIVSLVLVNIVKATMTDQVKDSNEKLVTSINENINMKINEMENNSMVIMSDDSLVKTLSRSKDDYENLFDMLKERDSLINEKLFSIQYSNTNIKNIIIVKKDETIECRSTNGTISDGFFESEIYDKVSKAKGRAVWFSNVYDNPNSVYLMRKLTRISTAHEIGVLIIEVKKSYLTEVFEDVEDQSDEFVIDENGVIIYNADEQKIGEPFEEFQDISDDISENSEVVMGNLDLNNKMTSYIQCDNNWFFIEQIPNKVFLGTVNSTKRIIFILCVVISLVAIILSSIISFNISYPIKYIRNKMKLVEDGDLTAVSHIKGKYEMGQLSHSYNMMLESTKKLINNNRDLTKVVSNNSNQVSEIARHSAAGSREVTVAVESVSQGAMEQAKDAENAANIVKKFIDKFNETESYFNNVVDATEETKEISVEATGVIKELNESTVDATELSNNFKKDIINLVDKFKEILKIIGLIDGISEQSNLLALNAAIEAARAGEAGKGFAVVADEVRKLAVQSKDAAKDISLIVNKVHKATNETAKMIEEGGNIFVRQQDAVDKTDKAFNIIVKNMDQIKVKVDQVFDMLSGFDVIQDEAITSITSIASIAQESAAAIEEVLATGEEQTSSAEQLVKMSSDLADVVEKMNKSMDEFKID is encoded by the coding sequence GTGAAACGTAAGAGAACCAAAAATAAAATTAAATTCTCTAAAAAAGCTAAACGATCAAAGTTAGATAAAAGTAAATCTATTAATGCAAAAATTAAAGATAAAAAGATTAAGCGGAAAGAAAATGTGAAAAGCATAAAAAATGGAAACAAGTCTATAACTGAAAGATTTCCATTGAAACTAAAATTGACAATTTCACATACGCTTGCAGCAGTATTACCATTATTAATAGTTTCATTAGTTCTAGTAAACATAGTAAAAGCAACAATGACTGATCAAGTAAAAGATAGTAATGAAAAACTAGTAACTAGCATCAATGAGAACATAAACATGAAGATAAACGAAATGGAAAACAACTCCATGGTGATTATGAGTGATGATTCTCTGGTGAAGACTTTATCAAGAAGTAAAGATGATTATGAAAATCTATTCGATATGTTAAAAGAAAGAGATTCATTAATAAATGAAAAGTTGTTCTCCATACAATATTCTAATACTAACATCAAGAATATAATTATAGTAAAAAAAGATGAGACTATAGAATGTAGATCGACTAATGGTACAATATCAGATGGATTTTTCGAGAGCGAGATATATGATAAAGTTTCTAAAGCTAAAGGTAGAGCTGTTTGGTTTAGTAATGTCTATGATAATCCAAATAGTGTATATCTGATGAGAAAATTAACTAGAATATCTACAGCCCATGAAATAGGAGTATTGATAATTGAAGTAAAGAAATCATATTTAACAGAAGTTTTTGAAGATGTTGAAGACCAATCAGATGAATTTGTAATAGATGAAAATGGCGTAATAATATATAATGCAGATGAACAAAAGATTGGGGAGCCTTTCGAAGAGTTCCAAGATATTAGTGATGATATATCTGAGAATAGTGAAGTTGTTATGGGCAACCTAGATCTTAATAATAAAATGACATCTTATATTCAGTGCGACAACAATTGGTTCTTCATAGAACAGATACCTAATAAAGTATTTTTGGGTACAGTTAATAGCACAAAAAGAATAATATTCATCTTATGTGTGGTAATCAGTTTGGTAGCGATAATATTATCAAGTATAATATCATTCAATATCAGTTATCCAATAAAATATATAAGAAATAAAATGAAGCTAGTAGAAGATGGAGATTTGACAGCAGTATCTCATATAAAAGGTAAATATGAAATGGGACAGTTATCCCACAGTTATAATATGATGTTAGAAAGTACTAAAAAACTAATCAACAATAATAGAGATTTAACTAAAGTAGTATCAAATAACTCTAATCAGGTATCAGAGATAGCAAGACATTCTGCAGCTGGTTCAAGAGAAGTTACTGTAGCAGTAGAATCAGTATCACAGGGTGCTATGGAACAAGCAAAAGATGCTGAGAATGCAGCAAACATAGTTAAAAAGTTCATTGACAAATTTAATGAAACAGAAAGTTACTTTAATAATGTTGTAGATGCTACAGAAGAGACTAAAGAAATAAGTGTAGAAGCTACAGGTGTCATAAAAGAATTAAATGAAAGTACTGTAGATGCTACAGAATTATCCAATAACTTCAAAAAAGATATAATTAATCTAGTTGATAAATTCAAAGAAATATTAAAGATAATTGGACTTATTGATGGTATTAGTGAGCAATCTAATCTTCTTGCTCTTAATGCAGCGATTGAAGCTGCAAGAGCTGGTGAAGCAGGAAAAGGATTTGCGGTTGTAGCTGATGAAGTTAGAAAACTTGCTGTTCAATCAAAAGATGCGGCGAAAGATATTTCCTTAATAGTTAATAAAGTACATAAAGCGACTAATGAAACAGCTAAGATGATAGAAGAAGGAGGCAATATCTTTGTAAGACAGCAGGACGCTGTTGACAAAACAGACAAAGCTTTCAACATTATCGTAAAAAATATGGATCAGATAAAAGTTAAAGTAGACCAAGTATTTGATATGCTTTCTGGTTTTGATGTTATACAAGATGAGGCAATAACATCAATAACTAGTATAGCTTCAATAGCTCAAGAATCAGCAGCAGCTATTGAAGAAGTTCTGGCCACTGGCGAAGAACAGACATCATCAGCAGAACAGCTTGTGAAAATGTCTAGTGATCTAGCGGATGTCGTTGAAAAAATGAACAAAAGTATGGATGAATTCAAAATAGATTAA
- a CDS encoding ABC transporter substrate-binding protein translates to MKKFSSFLLMLVLIVSITGCGNSKEVTQKSEGSDIESEQGDITSEKEQDTDNLSSYDGIVGIDEDNNEIPDWQEKEIALVFAMRFYGTEDNQNAMFLNIKKFMEKYPNIKVTRDTQFKEQIDDFEELEMLTARSVESTLPDIFYSPMSAEVYDRELVLDLTPYLESDEEASMISENAKEFMQSYDKKIVYGIPYQSVGRLPALNLKLLRENNIEIPSYDWTYEDYENLRKEVAKLTPNNPIFPGIIDFSEIGPNYFDSIPNGWKGYNFETGRFDFTNSEKFGEWFELVAKEGKEGLHFYDLSEEERTAKCGNFGWPWGDGLEAVGNVWLYSFSTDIQTLNKDRELDIDIYPMPKAPEGGTTSIQAYYDTLSLSKDLEDDPVKAEAAFQLLKWLTYGEEGLKSRWALIDEYSNLPEDAPLRAEDNLMDFVQGWPITTNEEVLKYHPLVKGFPEDSELAIYNFEAFKNKDFQQMLSNPVPYPRNIPAVARAYAELQIWDIKNQIKDQGVRYSDIATEWDDLMNNYLEEYLREYKKK, encoded by the coding sequence ATGAAGAAATTTAGTAGTTTTCTATTGATGTTAGTGTTGATAGTATCCATCACTGGTTGTGGCAACAGTAAAGAAGTTACACAAAAGAGTGAAGGTAGTGATATTGAATCAGAACAAGGTGATATCACTTCTGAAAAAGAGCAAGATACGGATAACCTATCATCATACGATGGAATAGTAGGTATTGATGAAGATAATAATGAAATACCAGATTGGCAAGAGAAAGAAATCGCATTAGTTTTTGCAATGAGATTTTATGGTACAGAAGATAATCAAAATGCAATGTTTTTGAATATAAAGAAATTCATGGAAAAATATCCTAACATTAAGGTAACTAGAGATACTCAATTCAAAGAGCAAATTGACGATTTTGAAGAATTGGAAATGCTCACAGCCAGATCAGTAGAGAGTACATTACCAGATATTTTCTATTCACCTATGTCAGCAGAAGTGTATGACAGAGAGTTGGTCCTAGATTTAACACCATATCTTGAATCAGATGAAGAAGCTTCAATGATTTCTGAAAATGCAAAAGAATTTATGCAATCATACGATAAAAAAATCGTATATGGTATACCATATCAATCAGTCGGTCGACTGCCAGCACTTAATCTGAAATTGTTAAGAGAGAATAACATAGAAATACCAAGTTATGATTGGACATATGAAGATTATGAAAATCTACGTAAAGAAGTTGCAAAATTGACACCTAATAACCCTATATTTCCAGGTATTATTGATTTCTCAGAAATAGGACCTAATTACTTTGACAGCATACCTAATGGATGGAAAGGTTATAACTTTGAAACAGGAAGATTCGATTTCACTAATAGCGAAAAATTCGGTGAGTGGTTTGAATTGGTAGCCAAAGAAGGAAAAGAAGGATTGCATTTCTATGATTTATCAGAAGAAGAGAGAACTGCCAAATGTGGTAACTTCGGATGGCCATGGGGGGATGGATTAGAAGCAGTAGGTAATGTTTGGTTATATTCTTTTTCTACTGACATCCAGACTCTCAACAAAGATAGAGAGCTTGATATTGATATCTATCCAATGCCAAAAGCGCCTGAAGGAGGAACTACATCAATTCAAGCTTATTACGATACATTAAGTCTATCCAAAGACTTAGAAGATGATCCTGTAAAAGCGGAAGCCGCTTTTCAATTATTGAAATGGTTGACATATGGAGAAGAAGGGCTGAAATCACGTTGGGCATTAATAGATGAATACAGTAATCTTCCAGAGGATGCACCTCTTAGGGCAGAGGACAACTTAATGGATTTCGTACAAGGATGGCCAATAACAACTAATGAGGAAGTACTTAAATATCATCCTCTTGTAAAAGGTTTCCCTGAAGACAGTGAATTGGCAATATATAATTTTGAAGCATTCAAGAATAAAGATTTTCAACAAATGTTATCCAATCCAGTGCCTTATCCAAGAAATATTCCTGCTGTGGCAAGGGCTTATGCAGAAC
- the pfkA gene encoding 6-phosphofructokinase, which yields MAKEINTIGVLTSGGDAPGMNAAIRAVVRTALAKGKKVVGIKRGYNGLISGDIHEMGSKDVSDIIQRGGTILHTARCLEFIEPEGQKRGAEMCKVFGIDGLVVIGGDGSFKGAEKLAGLGINTIGVPGTIDLDIACTDYTIGFDTAVNTAMEAIDKIRDTSTSHERCSVVEVMGRDAGYIALWTGIANGAEAVLLPEKQNIKQEKLIKMIIENRHKGKRHNLIINAEGSSEDSVKLAKKIEEVTGISTRATILGHLQRGGSPTAVDRMHASMMGSIAVDLLSEGKTNRVVAYKEGRYLDYDINEALKMKKSISDKRYELSKILSI from the coding sequence ATGGCAAAAGAAATAAATACTATTGGAGTTCTTACTAGCGGTGGAGATGCTCCAGGAATGAATGCAGCAATCAGAGCTGTTGTTAGGACTGCGTTAGCAAAAGGGAAAAAAGTTGTTGGTATTAAAAGAGGATATAATGGATTAATTTCTGGAGATATCCATGAAATGGGTTCAAAAGATGTATCAGATATTATCCAAAGAGGAGGAACTATACTTCATACAGCACGTTGTTTGGAATTTATTGAACCTGAAGGACAAAAACGAGGAGCTGAAATGTGTAAAGTCTTCGGTATTGATGGATTGGTAGTTATTGGTGGAGACGGTTCTTTCAAAGGAGCTGAAAAACTAGCTGGACTTGGAATCAATACTATAGGTGTACCTGGTACTATTGATTTGGATATAGCATGTACAGATTATACTATCGGATTCGACACAGCAGTCAATACAGCAATGGAAGCAATAGATAAAATAAGAGATACATCCACTTCACATGAAAGATGTTCAGTCGTTGAAGTTATGGGTAGAGATGCAGGATATATAGCATTATGGACAGGTATCGCAAATGGTGCAGAAGCAGTGCTTTTACCTGAAAAACAAAATATAAAACAAGAGAAATTGATAAAAATGATTATAGAGAACAGACATAAAGGAAAGAGACACAACTTAATCATTAATGCAGAAGGATCTTCTGAAGATTCAGTAAAATTAGCTAAGAAAATAGAAGAAGTAACAGGAATATCCACAAGGGCTACTATATTAGGACATCTACAAAGAGGAGGAAGTCCTACTGCTGTAGATAGAATGCATGCATCCATGATGGGATCGATTGCAGTTGATTTACTAAGTGAAGGGAAAACCAATAGAGTAGTAGCATATAAGGAAGGCAGATATCTTGATTATGATATAAATGAAGCATTGAAAATGAAAAAATCCATTAGTGATAAAAGATATGAACTCAGTAAAATATTATCAATATAA
- a CDS encoding AraC family transcriptional regulator gives MHFQINLDIMPKVRYIGYINYVEPWIHFSRESDEFILYIIENGTMYLEEDYKEYILKKGDFFLLEPNKFHKGYKKASCSYYYVHFKHPELTLTDKKYIERMMLKRKLALESDPFTEDISTESISFFGKHFNISNKLLLINLFYTFKDAINDYCKKLEDYKIYTSCKLHEIFIKICREYLTIIMNNQKKPLPRVYHTVQNIIDYINDEYQKKLTSTDIEEIFELNYDYLNRAFQKITGYSILNYLNIIRINKAKELISSTSLKVSEIGYLVGVEDPYYFSRLFKKYVGVPPSKYRI, from the coding sequence GTGCATTTCCAAATTAATTTAGATATAATGCCAAAAGTTAGATATATAGGATACATCAATTATGTTGAACCTTGGATTCATTTTTCTAGAGAATCAGATGAATTCATTTTATACATAATTGAGAATGGAACAATGTACCTAGAAGAAGATTACAAAGAGTACATACTCAAAAAAGGTGATTTCTTTCTATTGGAACCTAACAAATTTCATAAAGGTTATAAAAAAGCTTCTTGCAGCTATTATTATGTTCATTTCAAACATCCTGAATTGACATTAACTGATAAGAAATATATTGAAAGAATGATGCTCAAACGCAAATTAGCTCTAGAAAGCGATCCTTTTACTGAAGATATTTCTACGGAATCTATATCTTTTTTTGGAAAACACTTCAATATATCCAACAAATTGCTCCTAATAAATTTGTTCTATACCTTTAAAGATGCTATCAATGATTATTGTAAGAAATTAGAGGACTATAAGATATATACTTCATGTAAGCTACATGAAATCTTCATTAAAATCTGCAGAGAGTATTTGACTATTATAATGAACAATCAAAAAAAACCCTTACCTAGGGTTTATCATACTGTACAAAATATTATTGATTATATAAATGATGAATACCAGAAAAAATTGACTAGTACGGATATAGAAGAGATATTTGAATTGAATTATGATTATTTAAATAGAGCTTTCCAAAAAATCACAGGATATTCTATACTCAATTATCTGAACATCATAAGAATAAATAAGGCAAAGGAACTTATTTCTTCTACATCACTAAAAGTATCTGAAATAGGATATCTAGTAGGCGTAGAAGATCCCTACTATTTCAGTAGATTATTCAAAAAGTACGTTGGTGTTCCTCCTTCTAAATACAGAATATAG